One segment of Polaribacter huanghezhanensis DNA contains the following:
- the rsmI gene encoding 16S rRNA (cytidine(1402)-2'-O)-methyltransferase translates to MSKLYLVPTPIGNLEDMTFRAIRVLKEVDFILAEDTRTSGKLLKHFEIGTQMHSHHMHNEHKSIEGILNRIRNGETCALISDAGTPAISDPGFLLTRACVEHNIKVDCLPGATAFVPALVNSGLPNDKFVFEGFLPVKKGRQTRLLLLAEETRTMLFYESPHKLVKTLGHFVEYFGANRQVSVSRELTKLFEETIRGTATEVLTHYTNKPPKGEIVIVVEGRR, encoded by the coding sequence ATGAGTAAACTATATTTAGTTCCAACGCCAATTGGCAATTTAGAAGACATGACTTTTAGAGCAATCAGGGTTTTAAAAGAAGTCGATTTTATTTTAGCAGAAGACACACGAACAAGCGGAAAATTGTTAAAACATTTTGAGATTGGCACGCAAATGCACAGTCATCATATGCATAACGAACACAAATCGATTGAAGGAATTTTAAACAGAATTAGAAACGGAGAAACGTGTGCTTTAATTTCTGACGCTGGAACTCCAGCAATTTCTGATCCTGGATTTTTGTTGACAAGAGCCTGTGTAGAACATAATATTAAAGTGGATTGTTTGCCTGGCGCAACCGCTTTTGTTCCGGCTTTGGTAAACTCTGGCTTGCCAAATGATAAGTTTGTTTTTGAAGGATTTTTACCCGTAAAAAAAGGGAGACAAACGCGTTTGTTATTACTAGCAGAAGAAACGAGAACGATGCTATTTTATGAATCTCCACATAAATTAGTAAAAACATTAGGCCATTTTGTGGAATATTTTGGAGCTAATAGACAAGTTTCTGTTTCTAGAGAATTAACCAAACTATTTGAAGAAACCATAAGAGGAACTGCAACCGAAGTATTAACACATTACACAAACAAACCACCAAAAGGAGAAATTGTGATTGTGGTTGAAGGAAGAAGATAA
- a CDS encoding DUF6503 family protein, protein MKKSLILLVLLFSIQSFSQELTGNQLLEKAIEYHDPNGNWNTFKGTLLVTMETPKNTNRDSEIQIDIPNQFFSVKAKSGKNTSEYRIKKDSVQIVFNGDENPSDEILKKNKLSIERAKMYQNYYTFLYGLPMKLKDDGTIIRQKVAKKTFKGKKYLVLKATYKKEVGKDTWYFYFNPKTYAMEVYQFFHDESKNDGEYILLNKEETINGIKMPKNRAWFKNKDNTHLGTDILTKNN, encoded by the coding sequence ATGAAAAAATCACTTATTCTTCTTGTATTGTTATTTTCAATACAATCTTTCAGTCAAGAACTCACAGGGAATCAATTATTAGAAAAGGCAATTGAATACCACGACCCAAACGGAAATTGGAACACGTTTAAAGGGACCTTATTGGTAACCATGGAAACACCAAAAAACACCAATAGAGATAGTGAAATACAAATTGATATTCCAAATCAATTCTTTTCGGTAAAAGCAAAAAGCGGTAAAAATACTTCTGAGTATCGTATAAAGAAAGACAGTGTTCAGATTGTTTTTAATGGTGATGAAAATCCATCTGATGAAATTTTGAAAAAGAATAAATTAAGTATTGAAAGAGCAAAAATGTATCAGAATTATTATACTTTTTTGTACGGTTTACCGATGAAACTAAAAGATGACGGTACAATAATTCGTCAAAAAGTAGCCAAGAAAACGTTTAAAGGGAAAAAGTATTTGGTCTTAAAAGCTACCTATAAAAAGGAAGTTGGAAAAGACACTTGGTATTTTTATTTCAATCCTAAAACGTATGCGATGGAAGTATATCAGTTTTTTCATGACGAGTCTAAAAATGATGGTGAGTATATTTTACTAAACAAAGAAGAAACTATTAATGGAATAAAAATGCCGAAGAATCGCGCTTGGTTTAAGAATAAAGACAATACCCATTTAGGAACTGATATTTTAACAAAAAACAATTAA
- a CDS encoding cupin domain-containing protein gives MSAINIQEKFNLFSDHWSPKKIGELNNQQILLAKLKGEFVFHKHDDEDELFMVIKGSLDIELRDKTVTLNEGEFYIVPKGVEHKPIAKEEVHVLLFEPLSTKHTGDVIADITLERYESI, from the coding sequence ATGAGCGCAATAAACATACAAGAGAAATTCAACTTATTTTCTGACCATTGGTCGCCAAAAAAAATTGGCGAATTAAACAATCAACAAATCTTATTAGCAAAGTTAAAAGGCGAATTTGTGTTTCACAAACACGATGATGAAGATGAGTTGTTTATGGTCATAAAAGGTTCTTTAGATATTGAATTACGAGACAAAACGGTCACCTTAAACGAAGGTGAATTTTATATTGTTCCGAAAGGAGTGGAGCACAAACCCATTGCAAAAGAAGAAGTTCATGTTTTGTTGTTTGAGCCTTTAAGCACCAAACATACTGGCGATGTAATTGCAGATATCACCTTAGAAAGGTATGAATCTATTTAA
- the mddA gene encoding methanethiol S-methyltransferase produces MKKLLILVFGILSYFIFFVTFLYAIGFVGELYVPKTINSGDSGSNAIIINLVLLSVFALQHSIMARPGFKKWWNTVFGAAMERSIYVLFSSLALILIYWKWQPMTAIVWNVEGETYAIIIQVIFWIGWGIVLTSTFLISHFHLFGLQQVFENFKNKTLNDPEFKMNLFYRLVRHPIMLGFMIAFWAKAEMTQGQLLFAAVTTIYMFVAVKFLEEKDLLKMHGEDYKKYQKSTSMIIPFFKFNKK; encoded by the coding sequence ATGAAAAAATTACTCATTCTAGTATTTGGAATTCTTTCTTATTTTATCTTTTTTGTTACATTTTTGTATGCTATTGGATTTGTAGGAGAGTTGTACGTTCCAAAAACAATTAACAGTGGAGATTCTGGATCAAACGCAATCATTATCAATTTAGTATTGCTTTCTGTTTTTGCATTACAACACAGTATTATGGCAAGACCCGGATTTAAAAAATGGTGGAATACTGTTTTTGGAGCAGCAATGGAAAGAAGTATTTATGTGTTATTTTCTAGTTTAGCATTGATCTTAATTTATTGGAAATGGCAACCGATGACAGCTATTGTTTGGAATGTAGAAGGAGAAACATATGCAATAATTATTCAAGTAATCTTTTGGATTGGGTGGGGGATTGTATTAACTTCTACTTTCTTAATTAGCCACTTTCACTTATTTGGGTTACAACAAGTATTTGAAAATTTTAAAAATAAAACCTTAAACGATCCTGAATTTAAAATGAATCTTTTTTACAGATTGGTGCGTCATCCAATAATGTTAGGATTTATGATTGCGTTTTGGGCGAAAGCGGAAATGACGCAAGGACAGCTATTATTTGCAGCAGTAACAACAATATATATGTTCGTTGCTGTAAAATTTTTAGAAGAAAAAGATTTATTAAAAATGCACGGAGAAGATTATAAAAAATATCAAAAATCAACTTCTATGATTATTCCGTTCTTTAAATTCAACAAAAAATAA
- the aspS gene encoding aspartate--tRNA ligase: MYRSHSCGELRASHINTEVTLAGWVQKSRDKGFMIWVDVRDRYGITQLIFDEDRTPKAIIEQAKTLGREFVIQVTGTVIERSSKNPKMKTGDIEVLVSNLVILNAAVLPPFTIEDETDGGEDIRMKYRYLDIRRNPVKNNLIFRHKVSMEVRKYLSDQEFIEVETPYLIKSTPEGARDFVVPSRMNEGQFYALPQSPQTFKQLLMVGGMDKYFQIVKCFRDEDLRADRQPEFTQIDCEMAFVEQEDILTIFEGLTRHLLKEINGVEVEKFPRMLYDDAMRLYGNDKPDIRFGMEFGELNHFTQHKEFKVFNDAELVVGIAVPGGNSYTRKEIDKLIDWVRRPQVGALGMIYCRVNEDGTFKSSVDKFYDQEDLAKWADKTEAKAGDLICILSGETNKVRAQLSALRMELATRLGLRDPKVFAPLWVIDFPLLELDEETGHYHAMHHPFTSPKPGQLELLDSDPGAVKANAYDLVLNGNEIGGGSIRIHDKQMQATMLKHLGFSEEDAKAQFGFLMDAFEYGAPPHGGLAFGLDRLVAILGGQETIRDFIAFPKNNSGRDVMIDAPAFIDANQLKELSIKLDIQK; this comes from the coding sequence ATGTATAGAAGTCATTCTTGTGGTGAGTTAAGAGCATCGCACATCAATACAGAAGTAACCTTGGCGGGTTGGGTACAAAAATCGCGAGATAAAGGATTTATGATTTGGGTAGATGTACGTGATAGATACGGAATTACACAATTAATTTTTGATGAAGATCGCACGCCAAAAGCAATTATCGAGCAAGCAAAAACGCTTGGTAGAGAGTTTGTGATTCAGGTTACAGGAACTGTTATTGAAAGAAGTTCTAAGAATCCTAAAATGAAAACTGGTGATATCGAAGTTCTAGTAAGTAATCTTGTTATACTTAATGCAGCTGTGCTGCCGCCTTTTACCATTGAAGATGAAACGGATGGTGGAGAAGATATTAGAATGAAATATCGGTATTTAGATATCAGAAGAAATCCGGTAAAAAACAATTTAATTTTCCGTCATAAAGTTTCGATGGAAGTTCGTAAATACTTGTCTGATCAAGAATTTATAGAAGTAGAAACGCCGTATTTAATAAAATCTACGCCAGAAGGCGCAAGAGATTTTGTGGTTCCTTCTCGCATGAATGAAGGGCAGTTTTATGCGTTGCCACAATCTCCACAAACATTCAAACAACTATTAATGGTTGGCGGAATGGACAAATATTTTCAGATTGTAAAATGTTTTAGAGACGAAGATTTGCGCGCAGACAGACAGCCAGAATTTACACAAATTGATTGTGAAATGGCCTTTGTTGAGCAAGAAGATATTTTAACTATTTTCGAAGGATTGACACGTCATTTGCTAAAAGAAATCAACGGAGTTGAAGTGGAGAAATTTCCAAGAATGTTGTATGATGATGCGATGCGTTTGTATGGAAATGACAAGCCAGACATCCGTTTTGGAATGGAGTTTGGCGAGTTAAACCATTTTACACAGCACAAGGAGTTCAAAGTGTTTAACGATGCTGAATTGGTTGTTGGAATCGCTGTTCCTGGAGGAAATTCTTACACAAGAAAAGAAATAGATAAATTGATTGATTGGGTTCGTCGCCCACAAGTTGGTGCTTTAGGAATGATTTATTGTCGAGTTAATGAAGACGGAACATTCAAATCATCTGTAGATAAATTTTACGATCAAGAAGACTTGGCAAAATGGGCAGATAAAACGGAAGCGAAAGCCGGAGATTTAATCTGTATTTTATCAGGAGAAACCAATAAAGTAAGAGCACAATTATCTGCTTTACGAATGGAATTAGCAACACGTTTAGGGTTGAGAGATCCAAAAGTATTTGCGCCACTTTGGGTAATCGATTTTCCATTGTTAGAATTGGACGAAGAAACAGGACATTATCATGCAATGCATCACCCGTTTACATCACCAAAACCTGGTCAACTAGAATTGTTAGATTCAGATCCTGGAGCTGTAAAAGCAAATGCATATGATTTGGTGTTAAATGGAAATGAAATCGGTGGAGGTTCTATCAGAATTCATGATAAACAAATGCAAGCAACCATGTTAAAACATCTTGGTTTTTCTGAAGAAGATGCCAAAGCACAATTTGGTTTTTTAATGGATGCTTTTGAATATGGCGCGCCGCCACACGGAGGTTTAGCTTTTGGATTGGATCGATTGGTTGCTATTTTAGGCGGACAAGAAACGATACGTGATTTTATTGCGTTCCCAAAAAACAATTCTGGTAGAGATGTAATGATTGATGCGCCAGCTTTTATCGACGCGAATCAACTAAAAGAATTGAGTATCAAATTAGATATTCAGAAATAA